TTATGGGTGTCATCGAGCAACGCATACGAGAACTGGCGATCGAGTTGCCGTCGCCGTGGAACGTGCCGGCGCAGTTCAACTTCGTCACCGTGGCGCTTCACGGACGCACGGCGTACGTCTCCGGCCATGGACCACTGGCGGACGGGCGGATCCTCTACCGGGGTCAGGTGGGCCGCGACCTGGGCGAGACCGACGCTTATGCCGCCGCGCGCGCGACGATGCTGTTAATGCTCGCATCACTGAAGCAAGCCCTGGGCAACCTGGATCGCATCACGCGCATCGTCAAGGTCTTCGGCATGGTCAACGCGGCGCCCGACTTTGACCGGCATCCCGCCGTCATCAATGGCGCGTCCGACTTGCTCGAAACGCTCTGGGGTCCGGAGCGCGGCAAACACGCGCGTTCGGCCGTCGGCATGGCCAGCCTGCCGATGGGCATCGCCGTCGAACTGGAAATGATCGCCGAGTTTGCGTAGCGCAAAAGACAAAATCCTTTACCGCAGAGGGCGCAGAGAACGCAGAGAAACCCCAGCGCTTTTCTCTGTGCTTCTGTGGCTCTGTGGTGCTCTTTTCGCGCCACGCAAAATCGAAAACCGTCTAAACCGCAAAGGACGCAAAGCACGCAAAGGAAAACCTTTCGCCGCAGAGAGCGCAGAGGACGCAGAGAAAAAAACGGGTTTACTCTGCGTGCTCTGCGGTTAGTCTCTTTTGGATTTCCTTCGTGCGTTCGAGGATAAGGAGTGCCAATGCCCCGCTACGCGCCCGCCAATTCGCTTGAATCGCCGCGCTTCAGCGGCGTGCGCACGTTCATGCGCCTGCCGCATGTGACGGACACGGCCGGCGTGGACTTCGCCGTCGCCGGGCTGCCGTTCGACACCGGCGCGTCGTGGCGGGTCGGCACCCGCTTCGGCCCGGAGTCCGTCCGCTCGCAGTCCGCGCTCCTGCGGCCGTACCACCACGCGCTCGACGTCAACATCTTCGACCATCTTTCCGGCGTCGATTACGGCGATGCGCCCGTCGTGCCCGGCTTCATCGAGCACTCGTACGAGAAGATCGAGGCATTTCTCCGGCCACTGCACGACGCCGGGGTGACGCCGATCACCATCGGCGGCGACCACTCGGTCGTGCTGGCCGAACTGCGCGCCGCCGCCCGCAAACACGGGCCGCTCGGACTGGTGCAGTTCGACGCGCACGGCGACGTCTGGGATTCGTACTTCGGGCACAAGTATACGCACGGCACGCCGATCCGCCGCGCCGTCGAGGAAGGATTGCTCGATACGCGCCGCGTCATTCAGGTCGGCATGCGCGGCCCGCTGTACGCCCCGGACGATATCCAGCAGGCGCGTGACTTCGGCTTCGAGGTGCTGGTGGCCGACGACGTGCGCGCGCTGGGCATCCCGAAAGTGATTGATGCTGTCCGCCGCACGATCGGCGACGGCCCAACCTTCCTCTCGTTCGATATCGACTTCTTCGATCCGGCGTATGCGCCCGGCACCGGCACGCCGGAGGTCGGCGGGTTCACGAGCGCGGAGGGGCAGCAGGCGCTGCGCGGCCTGACCGGCCTCAACTTCGTCGCGTTCGACGTGGTCGAAGTGCTGCCGTCGTATGACAACGCCGGGCAGATTACCGCGCTGCTCGGCGCCAATGTTGCGTGGGAAATGATCGCCCTGCTCGCCTGGCAGAGAAAGCACATTCGATGAAACGTCCGATTCTGCTCGACATCCCCGAGTCGTTCGACACCGAGCGCCTGACGATCCGCGCGCCCCACTTCGGCGACGGCGCGCCAATGAATGCGGCGATCCAGGAATCCATCGCAGAGTTGCAGCAATGGATGCCGTGGGCGCAGACGCCGCCAACCGTCGAGGACTCCGAGGAGTTCTCGCGGCATACGCGCGCGCAGTACCTCGAGCGCCGCGACTTCGGCATGCGCCTGTGGCTGAAAGACACGGAAACGTTCGTCGGCGCCAGCGGTCTGCACGCGCACGATTGGATGGTGCCCGCGTTCGAGATCGGCTACTGGTGCCGCACGCGCTTTGTGGGGCGAGGCTACATCAGCGAGGCCGTGCGCGCCATTACCCGCTTCGGCTTCGAGATGCTGGGCGCGGAGCGCATCGTCATCCGCTGCGATGCACTGAACACCCGCAGCGCGGCGGTGGCGCGCCGTTGCGGCTACACACTCGAAGGCATTACGCGCTCCGATTCGCGCGCGCCCGATTCCGGCAGTCTGCGCGACACCATGGTCTTCGCCATGCTGCGCGGGGAGTTCCGTCCATGACCGTTCACACCTTGCCGTTCGGACGCGAGACGCTTCACGGCCACTTCAGCCCCGACCTGCCGCCCGTTCTGCGCATCGCCGACGGCGACAGTGTCCACTTCACCACGTTCGACCCGTCGTGGCGCTACGACCCGTTCCTCGGCATCCGCGACCCGGACTTCGCGCGCCACCCCGAGTTGGACCGCGGACATGCGCTCTCCGGCCCAGTCTACATCGAGGGCGCACGGCCGGGCATGACGCTGGAGATCCAGATCGGCGAACTGCGCCCTGGGCGGGTCGGCTGGACCGGCGCGCGGCTCTACGGGCACCTCGGCATCACCCGGCACGCGCGGCTGGAGTGGCAGATCGACGCCGAGACCGGCACCGCGACCGACCAGTACGGGCATGTCGTGCGCCTGTCGCCGTTCATGGGCGTGATGGGCAACGCGCCGGGCGCGCCCGGTGTGCACAGCACCACGCCGCCGCGCCGCGTCGGCGGCAACATGGACCTCAAGGAACTGGTCAGCGGCAGTACGCTCTACCTGCCGATCGAGGTGGATGGCGCGCTGTTCAGCACCGGCGACGGGCACGCCGCGCAGGGCGACGGCGAGGTGAGCGGCACGGCGATCGAGTGCCCGATGGAGCGCGCCGTGCTGACCTTCCGTCTGCGTGACGACATGCCGCTTAAGATGCCGCGCGCGTTGACGCCCGCCGGCTGGATCGCCATGGGCTTCGACGAAGACCTGAACAAGGCGGCCGACCAGGCGCTCGACGGCGCGCTGGATCTGATCGTCGCACAGACCGGCGCGGAGCGGCCGGAGGCGCTGGCGCTGGCCAGCATGCTGGTCGATCTGCGCGTGACGCAGATCGTCAATCAGGCGCGCGGCGTGCACGCGATCGTGCGGCCGCTAGTCGCTAGCAACTAGCACCTAGCCGCTAGCTGCTAGCGGAAGGGGGCTTTGCCATGCACCAGTCAATGCTGGAGCGGATACAACGGCTTTCAGGTGTAGCGCTCGTGGTATTGGGATTGCTGAGCGCGTTGGTCATTATCTATGGAACTGTATCGCTGGACTTAAAACCTGTCGACAGTACGGCACCAACCAGCAGAAAATACGCTTCTCGCATTGCTGAACTTCGCTCTGCGTTGGGGGTCAATCTGGAGGACGGGCTATGTGATGCACAAAGCGGATGTTCTGCTTATTTGCCTGGCAATACCATTACGTTGACCGTCGCGGAATTCGTTAACAAAGTTGGCTCGCCAACTCTTGTTATTGGCCATAACTTGCCTGGCGCCAGAGTTGAGACTTACAGAGTCCATCTGTACTACATCCAGCTAGGGCTTGAAGCAATCTTCGATCGCCGAGCGGATGGGAAACTCGAAATGACGCCTGACATGACGTTCATCGAAGTCTGGTTCTATGATGCGCATACGCTTGATGAAATGAAACGAGCGATGGACAAAGATTATCAAGGATTTTGGCTTGAAATAGCACGTAGATGGACTGGATTTGGCCCTATCCCGTTTTTGATTCGTTGACCAGTTCAAACAGGGGGCAAGCGTCGGCCACCGTTGTTGGCACATTGATAGGCTGCTAACTGCGCATCGCCGACTGAGCCTCTGCCGCAATTTGCTGTTGAGAGCGTTCTCTATATCTATGCTTGATGTCTGGCACACCGTATCGTCACTCCGGCGAAAGCCGGTTCCCAGTGGAGCCGATCTGGATGCCGGCCTTTGACGACATGGCGATCTGCGCATGTTCGGCCACAGTTCGTGTGAAAACAAAAGCCGGCGAGGCCAGAGTGGCCTCGCCGGCTTTTTGATAGACGCAAATCGATTGACAGGCCGCTACCCGACTGGTATTAGCAAGAATATCTCATCGTCGCGGATCTCGACCGGGTAGGTCTCCAGCCGCGCGTTCGGGTCGACCAGCAACTGCCCGGTGGTGACGTTGTACTGGAAGCCGTGCCACGGGCAGGTCAGCGTGTCGCCGTCCAGCGTGCCGGTCGCGACCGGGCCGCCGCGATGCAGGCACTGGTTGCAGAGCGCGTACCACTGTCCCTTGTGGTGGAACACACCGATCGACTTACCCGCGTGCTCGATCAGCCGCCGGTCGCCGTCGGCGATCTCGCCGGTGCGCGCCACACGCACCGCCTTGCGCGGCACTGCCTTATCCTTGTCCACTTCCAGGTGTACCGCTTCGCTCGACAGCGATTGGACCTGCGCTTCGTCAATGGGTACCAGCGGCTCGAACGTCTCCTCTTCGCGCTCGTGGCCGTAGGCGCGCGCCAGCATTTCAAGCAGAAGCATCATCAGCTTGTGCCACGCGTCGATCGCCTGCAGTTCAAAGTCCTCGTCCGTGTGGCGCAGCTCTTTCGTGAGCGCCTCGGCGACGGCATGCGACATGAAGCCGACCTGGCCGATCACGTAGCGCTCGGCGATGTAGATGCGCGGGTCGGCGCCGCGCGAGGTATGCGCCCGGCCCACGTAGTCGACGTAGCTGGCGTATTCGTCGTCGAACACGCCGTCGGCGGTGCGCAGCCAGAAGTTCGCCTGGTGGCGCATGCGCATCTCCAGGTACGGCTGGTCGATGGCGCCATCGCTCTTGAGGAAGAACTTGCGCGTCGGCGGGTAGCGCAGCACGTGCGCATAAAACTTGTCGACGATCTCCGTGACGTGCTTCGCGATGATCGGCTTCGTGCGCCGGATCGTCTCGGCGTCCTCGGCGGTGAAGCCGACGAAGTCGGACAGGTAACGGAAGTAGCGCCCGTGCTCCGCCGACACCTGCAACTTCTGGTCCTCGTGCAGCATTCTGAGCGTCATGAATTCCCTCTCCCGTGTGCGGTACCCGGTCGCGTTATGCGTCGGGGGAGTGCGTCGTCCTACAGCCCCGCGAAGTACGTGACGACGGCGTTGGCGTAGCCGCGCGCGATCGCCCACTGCCCGCCCTCCGAGGCGAGGAGCTGCGCCTCGGCCGGGTTCGACACGAACAACGCCTCGCCCAGCACGCCCGGCATGGCCGTGGCGCGCGGGTGGCCGCGCCGCTGCTCCGGCCCCAGCACGTACAGGTGCCCGCGGACACTGCGATAGCTATACAGCCACGCGTCGTCTTTCACGCCGCGAGCCTGCGCTTCGTAGCCGATGTCGCGCAGGCCCTGCATCAGATTGGCCTGCACTAGGTCGGCCAGTTTGGCGCTCTGCGCGGCGAACGCGCGATCCGAGCAGTAGTAGACCTCGACGCCCGATGCGTCGGCGTTGACCGAGCCGTTGTGGTGCATGGAGATAAACAGATCGGCCTTGCTGTCGTTGGCCATGTCCACGACGTCCAGCAGGTCGTCGCGATAGTTTGTGCGGCCATCGGCATTGGAGTCGTCGCCGTGCCCGGAACGGTACTCCTGCTCGCGCGACAGCACGACGCGCAGGCCGCCCGCGCGCAGCAGTTCGGTGGTCTTGAGCGCAATCGAGAGCGACACGCTGGCCTCGCGCACCTGCGTGCCGTCGGCCAGGTACGATGTCGCGCCGCCGTCGCCACTGCCATGCCCCGGGTCAAGGAAAACGGTGTACGTGCGCGCCGATGTTTGCGCGGAGGCTGGCGACGCCGGAAGCACGGCGACATTCGTGATGCATACGAAACATGCGGCGGCCAGCGCCGCAAGACACCTGCGGTAGCTTTGTTTCATGAGGGTTCGGAATGATCCTTACCGGCGCGGCGTGGCCGCGCGCAGGCTGGCATACGGGTTGATGGCGCTCGCGGCCTTGCCCGGCGAGCAGCGGGCGCACGCATAGGTGTTGCCCGCCGGATAGTGCAACTCGAAGTGCAGGTGCGCCGGCGTGCCGGCGGCGTTGCCGGTCTTGCCGAGCGTGCCGACCACCGTGCTGGTGTTCACGCGCTGCCCCGGAGAGACGTACACGCGATCGAGGTGACAGTAGAAGAACAGGTAACCGGACGCATCCCGGATCCAGACTGTGTTGCCATACACATTGTACGGGCGCGCGTACGACACCACCGTGCCGCTCGTGCAGGCGTAGAGCGTGCTGCCGCGCGGCGCGAAGATGTCGATGCCGTCGTGCGCGCGCAGCCACGCGCGCAACCGGTGATTGTACGGCAGGATCGCGCCAACGCGCGAGACGTGCCAGTTGTTGAAGATCCAGTACAGCCCGCGCCGGATCGGGAACGCCATCGGCACCACGCCGCGGTACGGGTCGACGAGCGTGGCGGCACCGGACGGCGCCGGCAACATAGCCGCCAGTGTCATGGCCGCGATGGCGGCGGCGCCGGATTTAAGAAACGCGCGACGGGTCAGCGGAGATTGTTCCATGGACTCTTGCATCTTCGCACGAATACAGATACAATGCAAAGCCATTATACTGCCAATCGCGTGCGGCCCGTGTCCGAGCGCGCACGTTTGGTGAGGGCAGCACGGCGCGCATGGACATCAACCAGATCACCTTCGGCGTTATTGGCGGAACCTCCGTTCTGCTCTACGGTATGCGGCTGGCCGGCGACGGCCTGCAGCAGGCCGCCGGCACGCGCCTGCGCCACCTGCTCAGCACGCTGACAAGCCGGCAGTGGCTGGGGGTGATCGTCGGGGCGGTAGTCACGGCGTTCCTGCAATCGTCGTCGGCCACCACCGTCATGCTCGTCGGCTTCGTGAGCGCGGGCTTCATGGGGCTGGAGCAGACCATCGGCGTGATCCTCGGCGCCGATATCGGCGCGACCGTCACCGTGCAGTTGCTGGCCTTCAATATCACGCAGTATGCGCTCGTGCTGGTTTCGCTGGGCGTACCACTGATGCTGGCGACCCGCCGCAAACCGTACAACTACCTCGGGCAGGTCTTCCTCGGTTTCGGGTTTATCTTCCTCGGCATCAAATTGATCAGCGACGCGACGGCGCCGCTCAAGGACCTGCCGGCCGTTCGAGACATCGCCATGGGGCTGGCCAACAACCCGGTCTGGGTGATCTTCCTGGCGGGCCTGCTCACGGTCATCATCCATTCGAGCGCCGGCACCATCGGGCTGGCGATCACCTTTGCGTCGCAGGGATTGGTGCCGCTGGAGTTGGCCCTGCCGATCGTGTTCGGCGCCAACGTCGGCACCAGCGCGACCGCGCTGTTCTCCTCGATCGGCGCGCCGCGCGAAGCGCAGCGCGTCGCCGTCGCGCACGCGCTGTTCAAGGTCGTCGGCGTGGTGGTCTTCTTCCCGCTGATGGGCTGGCTGATCCCGTTTGTGCGCGCCACGGCGCCCGACCTGCCGCGCCAGATCGCCAACATGCACACGCTGTTCAACGTCGGCATTACGCTCATTGTATACCCGCTCTCCCGGCCCTTCGCGTGGCTGATTCGGCAGATTGTGCCGGATTCGCGCACCCAGGACGAGGTGTTTGCGCCGCGCTATCTCGACGAGCGCGTGCTCGACACGCCGGCGCTGGCGATCGGCCAGGCCACCCGCGAGGCGCTGCGCATGGCCGACACCGTGCACGGCATGCTGCTCGACTCGCCCCGGGCGCTTTTCGAGAATGACGACGAGTTGATCGACGACATCATTCGCCGCGACGATCAGGTGGATGCGCTGGAGGTGGCGATCAAGAACTTCCTGACGCGCCTCGTGGAGCATAACCTCTCGCCGGAATTGTCGCGCCAGGAAGTTGGGCTGATTTACATGACCAGCGACTTGGAGCATATCGGGGACATCATCAGCAAGAGCCTGATGCTGCTGGCGCAGAAGAAAGCGGAGAACAAGCTGACGTTTTCGCAGGACGGCCAGCGGGAGATTAAAGACCTGTTCGACAAGGTCAACGAGAACCTGACGCTCTCCGTGGCTGCCTTTACGGCGCAGAACAACGACCTGGCGCAGAAGGTGCTGCGGCACAAGTCGCGCATCAACCAGGTCGAGCGCGAGTTGCGTCAGGCGCATATTGCCCGCCTGCACGCCGGCCTGCCCGAAAGCATCGAAACGTCATCGATCCATCTCGATGCGCTGAACGACCTGAAGCGGATCAACTCTCACGCCACGAACATCGCCTACGTCGTTTTGGGCGAAATTTAGCCGGGCGTTGCGATCTCATTTCCAGCCGCAACCACTCCTACGCCCTCAAATTGTGGCATATTCGGTAGCACTTCTAGTGGTTGCCGTCCGAATCGACACAACCCATTGTATGAGTCTACTTTGCGCTGACAAGAGTTATCCCCAATTGGGGACGGTTATCCACAGAATAGGCAGGCTTATCCACAATAAACAGCTAGTTGACTCCACATTCAATGTATTGTGTAAACAAAAATGAGAGCCGATATCGACTCTCGTTTGCTTTACTATTTCTAGGGCTTTTTATACGCGCTCGGCCCGATTATTGTATAGCATGCCCTTGACGGTGAGCACTTCGCGCCGCAGTTGCTCATCGCGCTCAATCTGCTGGGCGATTTTGTCGTAGCCGTACATGACCGTCGTATGGTCGCGGCCGCCCAGCGCGGTGCCGATCTGCGGCAGGGACGATTCGGTCTCCTCGCGCGCCAGATACATGGCGATCTGCCGCGCATAGGCCACTTCCTTGCTGCGGTCGCGCCCGCGCAACTGCTCGATCTCGAGATGGTAGAAGCGGGCGACAACGGCGATCACATCATCCACGCTGTGCGCGCCTTTGTACATCAGCACGTCTTCCAGCGCCGATACCGCCAGTTCCATCGTCAGCGGCTGGTTGAGCAGTTCGGCCCGCCCGACCACGCGTGTCAGCGCGCCTTCCAATTCGCGGATATTGCTCTGGACGCGCTGGGCGATATGCGTCAGCACCTCTTCCGGCACCTGAATGGAGAGGCTCTCGGCCTTCGAACGCATGATGGCGATGCGCGTTTCCAGGTCGGGCGGCTGGATGTCGGCGATCATGCCGCCTTCGAACCGCGAGCGCAAGCGCTCCTCCAGCAACTGGATCGCCTTCGGCGGACGGTCGCTGGTCATCACGATCTGCTTGTTGGCGGCCTGCAGGCTGTTGAAGGTGTGGAAAAACTCTTCCTGCGTGCCTTCCTTGCCGGCGATGAACTGGATGTCGTCCACCAGCAGCACGTCGATGCTGCGGTAGGTGCGCCGGAACTCCTCGGTCTTCTGGGTGCGGATTGAGTTGACGAGGTCGTTGGTGAACTTCTCGGACGAGACGTACATCACGCGCATGTTCTTGGACTGCGCAACATGCCCGATGGCGTGCAGCAGGTGCGTCTTGCCGAGGCCGACGCCGCCATAGATCACCAGCGGGTTGTAGGCGAACGCGGGATTGTTGGCGACGGCCTGCGCGGCGGCATGCGCCAGGCGATTGCTGGCGCCGACGATGAACGCGCTGAACATCAGCTTGGGGTTCAGCACCGTCGTCGGCAACTGCACGACGGGCAGTTCCTCGTCGCTGATGGAGGGCAGGCCGGGCTGGTTGGACAAAGGCATAGGCGGCTCGGTGCCCATGATGATAGACGGCTTGACGATGAAACGCAAATCGACCGACCGGCGCATGACGTTCGCCGCCGAGCGCTTGATCGTGCCCATCAGCCGGTTTTCCAGCCACTCCACGGCGTACGTGTTCGGCACGCCGATCACAAACGCGCCGTCCTCATACGAGACGACCGTCGTATTCTTGACCCACGTCTCGAATGTAGCGCGCGGCATCTGCATCTGCAGCTCGCCGAGGACGGCGCGCCAGATCTGCTGCGGTTGAGGTTCGCTGCGCGTTGCATGCATCGGTGCGGGTCTCTGGCTGGCCATCACGTTCGCCGGCGATGCGGCTGCCCGTTCAACGTGTTCCAGTACCCGCGATGATAGCATTGTCAGCACGACATGACAAGAGGGTAATCTTAAATTTGTGCGGCCGAGTACCGCATTTTAAGATTGCTCTCCACAAGCCTCTCCACAGCTGTTGACAGGTTTTCAACAGCGTGTGCAGGGCGTGCGCGCGCCCCTGTGAATATGCGCCGATCACGGTGCGTAGTTATACACAGCCCGCACCGGCTTATGCACAGCATCCACAGGTTCAGGCGTGGCTGTGCTATAATTTTCCTCGTGCCACATGCAATGCTCCGTCTGTTCACCATGAAAAACGCGCCCATCGCCGGCGGCGCCCTGCTGGCGCTGCTTGTGCTGGGTGCGGCGCTGACGTGGACGCAGGGCGGGCGCTACGCCAACCAGTTGGCGGGACTCGTCTCCGAGGAGCGCACGCGGCTGCCGGTGCCCGGCGCGGTTGTCCGGGTGGCGTCGGCGACCGACGCGCCGCGCGAGATCAAGACCGCCGACGACGGCCGCTATCGCATCGGCGTCAACAGCGGCGCGCTGACCGTCTCCGTGCAGGCGCGCGGGTACCAGACGACCACGGGCATCTTCGCGGCCACCGACCCGGCGCTCAATGAGTTTGCGCTCGATGTGGTGCTGCGGCCGTATGCCGTCGCGGGCGTCGTGCGCGACAGCGCGACGCAGAAACCGGTTGCTGCGGCGCTGTTGAGCGCGGACGATGCGACGGCGCAGAGCGCCGATGACGGGCGCTTCCGCCTGGAGCGCATCGAGCCGGGCGCAAAGATCAAAGCCGAGGCCACCGGCTACTACCCGCAGGAGATCGTGTGGCCGGGCAGCGCCGTACTCGACTTCACGCTCACGGCGCGCATGATCGTCGTCGCCGTCAGCAGCGCCGACCAGAACAAACCGCTGCCCGCCACGATCATGGTCGGCGGCGTCAAGTATACCGCCGACGCGCAGGGGCGCGTTAGCCTGCGCGAACCGGCGCCGGGCGCGCGCATCGCCGCCACGTTCGAAGACTACGCCGGCGCCGAGACCGCCTATAGCGGGCAGGCGGTCGTCGAGCTGGCGCTGAAGCCGG
The sequence above is a segment of the Chloroflexota bacterium genome. Coding sequences within it:
- a CDS encoding RidA family protein produces the protein MGVIEQRIRELAIELPSPWNVPAQFNFVTVALHGRTAYVSGHGPLADGRILYRGQVGRDLGETDAYAAARATMLLMLASLKQALGNLDRITRIVKVFGMVNAAPDFDRHPAVINGASDLLETLWGPERGKHARSAVGMASLPMGIAVELEMIAEFA
- the speB gene encoding agmatinase translates to MPRYAPANSLESPRFSGVRTFMRLPHVTDTAGVDFAVAGLPFDTGASWRVGTRFGPESVRSQSALLRPYHHALDVNIFDHLSGVDYGDAPVVPGFIEHSYEKIEAFLRPLHDAGVTPITIGGDHSVVLAELRAAARKHGPLGLVQFDAHGDVWDSYFGHKYTHGTPIRRAVEEGLLDTRRVIQVGMRGPLYAPDDIQQARDFGFEVLVADDVRALGIPKVIDAVRRTIGDGPTFLSFDIDFFDPAYAPGTGTPEVGGFTSAEGQQALRGLTGLNFVAFDVVEVLPSYDNAGQITALLGANVAWEMIALLAWQRKHIR
- a CDS encoding GNAT family N-acetyltransferase — protein: MKRPILLDIPESFDTERLTIRAPHFGDGAPMNAAIQESIAELQQWMPWAQTPPTVEDSEEFSRHTRAQYLERRDFGMRLWLKDTETFVGASGLHAHDWMVPAFEIGYWCRTRFVGRGYISEAVRAITRFGFEMLGAERIVIRCDALNTRSAAVARRCGYTLEGITRSDSRAPDSGSLRDTMVFAMLRGEFRP
- a CDS encoding acetamidase/formamidase family protein, encoding MTVHTLPFGRETLHGHFSPDLPPVLRIADGDSVHFTTFDPSWRYDPFLGIRDPDFARHPELDRGHALSGPVYIEGARPGMTLEIQIGELRPGRVGWTGARLYGHLGITRHARLEWQIDAETGTATDQYGHVVRLSPFMGVMGNAPGAPGVHSTTPPRRVGGNMDLKELVSGSTLYLPIEVDGALFSTGDGHAAQGDGEVSGTAIECPMERAVLTFRLRDDMPLKMPRALTPAGWIAMGFDEDLNKAADQALDGALDLIVAQTGAERPEALALASMLVDLRVTQIVNQARGVHAIVRPLVASN
- a CDS encoding Rieske 2Fe-2S domain-containing protein, which codes for MTLRMLHEDQKLQVSAEHGRYFRYLSDFVGFTAEDAETIRRTKPIIAKHVTEIVDKFYAHVLRYPPTRKFFLKSDGAIDQPYLEMRMRHQANFWLRTADGVFDDEYASYVDYVGRAHTSRGADPRIYIAERYVIGQVGFMSHAVAEALTKELRHTDEDFELQAIDAWHKLMMLLLEMLARAYGHEREEETFEPLVPIDEAQVQSLSSEAVHLEVDKDKAVPRKAVRVARTGEIADGDRRLIEHAGKSIGVFHHKGQWYALCNQCLHRGGPVATGTLDGDTLTCPWHGFQYNVTTGQLLVDPNARLETYPVEIRDDEIFLLIPVG
- a CDS encoding N-acetylmuramoyl-L-alanine amidase translates to MKQSYRRCLAALAAACFVCITNVAVLPASPASAQTSARTYTVFLDPGHGSGDGGATSYLADGTQVREASVSLSIALKTTELLRAGGLRVVLSREQEYRSGHGDDSNADGRTNYRDDLLDVVDMANDSKADLFISMHHNGSVNADASGVEVYYCSDRAFAAQSAKLADLVQANLMQGLRDIGYEAQARGVKDDAWLYSYRSVRGHLYVLGPEQRRGHPRATAMPGVLGEALFVSNPAEAQLLASEGGQWAIARGYANAVVTYFAGL
- a CDS encoding M23 family metallopeptidase gives rise to the protein MEQSPLTRRAFLKSGAAAIAAMTLAAMLPAPSGAATLVDPYRGVVPMAFPIRRGLYWIFNNWHVSRVGAILPYNHRLRAWLRAHDGIDIFAPRGSTLYACTSGTVVSYARPYNVYGNTVWIRDASGYLFFYCHLDRVYVSPGQRVNTSTVVGTLGKTGNAAGTPAHLHFELHYPAGNTYACARCSPGKAASAINPYASLRAATPRR
- a CDS encoding Na/Pi cotransporter family protein; its protein translation is MDINQITFGVIGGTSVLLYGMRLAGDGLQQAAGTRLRHLLSTLTSRQWLGVIVGAVVTAFLQSSSATTVMLVGFVSAGFMGLEQTIGVILGADIGATVTVQLLAFNITQYALVLVSLGVPLMLATRRKPYNYLGQVFLGFGFIFLGIKLISDATAPLKDLPAVRDIAMGLANNPVWVIFLAGLLTVIIHSSAGTIGLAITFASQGLVPLELALPIVFGANVGTSATALFSSIGAPREAQRVAVAHALFKVVGVVVFFPLMGWLIPFVRATAPDLPRQIANMHTLFNVGITLIVYPLSRPFAWLIRQIVPDSRTQDEVFAPRYLDERVLDTPALAIGQATREALRMADTVHGMLLDSPRALFENDDELIDDIIRRDDQVDALEVAIKNFLTRLVEHNLSPELSRQEVGLIYMTSDLEHIGDIISKSLMLLAQKKAENKLTFSQDGQREIKDLFDKVNENLTLSVAAFTAQNNDLAQKVLRHKSRINQVERELRQAHIARLHAGLPESIETSSIHLDALNDLKRINSHATNIAYVVLGEI
- the dnaA gene encoding chromosomal replication initiator protein DnaA; the encoded protein is MHATRSEPQPQQIWRAVLGELQMQMPRATFETWVKNTTVVSYEDGAFVIGVPNTYAVEWLENRLMGTIKRSAANVMRRSVDLRFIVKPSIIMGTEPPMPLSNQPGLPSISDEELPVVQLPTTVLNPKLMFSAFIVGASNRLAHAAAQAVANNPAFAYNPLVIYGGVGLGKTHLLHAIGHVAQSKNMRVMYVSSEKFTNDLVNSIRTQKTEEFRRTYRSIDVLLVDDIQFIAGKEGTQEEFFHTFNSLQAANKQIVMTSDRPPKAIQLLEERLRSRFEGGMIADIQPPDLETRIAIMRSKAESLSIQVPEEVLTHIAQRVQSNIRELEGALTRVVGRAELLNQPLTMELAVSALEDVLMYKGAHSVDDVIAVVARFYHLEIEQLRGRDRSKEVAYARQIAMYLAREETESSLPQIGTALGGRDHTTVMYGYDKIAQQIERDEQLRREVLTVKGMLYNNRAERV